From the Sebastes umbrosus isolate fSebUmb1 chromosome 23, fSebUmb1.pri, whole genome shotgun sequence genome, the window CAGTAGTTGTATGTTCCTGTTGCAAATAGTCACCACCAAGTAgtagaaataaaatagattatGTATTGAGGATGTACATAGATAAAAGCCTATATCAAGGCTACACAAGGTATTTAAAAAAACGAACATAAAAAAGATTATGCTAGAAAAATACCAGTATTACTCCATAGGTAAATAGCCTACTCCATAAAGGCCAATGGCTAAATAGCCATCATTTATTGgttactaaatatatatattataattacacTTACTATACCACCCCTTGCAAAAACATAGTAagaaaatacactaaaaatatacacaaattTATAAGGCTACATATACAAAAGGTACAtgaataaaatcacaatatatacaAAGTGAAggagctttttatttattcgttgttagtatttagttattgttttactaataagtagtattgtttgatttattattctagtTGTAGAGGAGCGTATCATATCACCATTTATGTTTACAGAATGGTTTTACATgttaggcaacagctttggtccatgtttactacactgtaacaggaaatactATGTTAAAAGATGTATACACCGGTTGATGTTAAAGTGGCagcaggcagtatatttttggcatcattgggcaaaaatctcataataacctttcagcatgttgtaattcaagtgttctgagaaaactagacttctgctcctcctcatggctctgtttacaggctttagaacatctagcctgtgacgggagactttgaccaatcacagatcatttcattgagagagcgttcctattgccTGTGCTCCATTCATTTGAACTAAACTTGGatttccttcaacagatttcacaatggcggcgatgcataaactttctaattttacagctaaaccgtgcactacaagatgattttatGAACATcaaaggagagaaataggcattcacgtaacagaatattgattcataattgatcagcgctgtctagtttgaccgtttggtcagagtttgcgagtgattgacagccggctctcatagacggcagatggacagcagacctcagatcaggtTTTACTACGGTGACCAGACGGActgtcccggtttcaagctgggtgtcccgagtcccaacacatatctgtaaaaacattcaaatgtcccagttttcaacagtcactaacaatatgtcccggttttcactacaattaaaGTAAGGATATTATACCGACAGACatttatcatgttccactcattaattTGTTCCCATTAAATAAGTATAAAGAGAGCCAGCATAGCGCACCACTGCAGTCTCTATAGCGAGTGATGTTGCGCGTGGTCAAGCCAACATTACTCACTGACGCAACAGATATCCGCTGGTTACATTTAGTGTAgttttgaaccacagaaccctcCGTGATTATGTGCACATGAAACTTGTCGTTTTGATtcattattctacacagttccttctgcgcatcaacaggcatttcgctcctcttataactccctcaggaccgtcCGTTCCATCTTTCACCCGAAcagtgtctccatcctggccaaaatgtcgTTTGAGCTCcacaattataattataatagccTGAGACGAAACAAGTTAGAAAATAATGTACGTAGTCCCAGACAACAAAACGATTCCTCTGAGGGAAACtttctacaggactcccaaatGGTCAGTGCGTCATGGCGGGGATAgctctgtgattaaagggggagaaagtagtgaatgtgataaatcatgattgtcacagcctctaatgtaCAGCTTTTAGAATTAAGAGATTATTGAAATGTGTCTTGTTTAACGAGCTACACTGTTATATCATCTTAGTTTTATGTATTCTTTGTTTAGTTAGAAGGcagatattttgtttttcatcaggaTTGATCTCTTTGAGAGGAGTGGGTGGCTCTTAAAAGAGCCGTTGGGGTAGTTGTGACCGGTATGGAGATTTACTTCTTGGCGGCCTTCTCGGTCTTCTTAGGCAGCAGGACGGCCTGGATGTTGGGCAACACACCACCCTGAGCGATGGTCACTCCGCCCAGCAGCTTGTTCAACTCCTCGTCGTTGCGGACGGCGAGCTGCAGATGGCGGGGGATGATTCTGGTCTTCTTGTTGTCACGGGCGGCGTTTCCAGCCAGCTCCAGGATCTCAGCGGTCAGATACTCCAGCACCGCCGCCAGGTACACCGGCGCTCCGGCACCGACACGCTGAGCGTAGTTACCTTTCCTCAGATGTCTGTGGACACGACCCACGGGGAACTGGAGTCCAGCGCGAGATGAGCGGGTCTTGGCCTTTGCTCTCGCCTTTCCGCCGGTTTTGCCTCGTCCAGACATGGTTAACTCAGATTACTTCGTAGAGTAGAAGGCGAATGTTCAAATAATGGCCAAATTCTCATTTAAATAGCCACTACGGCTCCTAGCTCGTCGCTCATTGGTCAGGTTGAGCGCCAGTGTGATCGTCCAATCAGAAATTAGTTTGTAAGATACCGTAGAGATCAAACTGCTTCCGCCCGCAGTTTGTGGGATTTACAAAATAAGAGTCacagcaaaataaaactatACAAGTTAATCACAGTaggaaaaaatagaaatagaaacatCAAAAACAGCATCTATGTagatttagaaaatgttttaaaaggaaattatgttttgttttttctatgtGAAGCTTTTGAGCTGCATGTCTGTATGAAATGTATTAtataggctaaataacgtttGGTTTAGTCTTCAACAGCAGATCAACTTCAAGAGGATTGTCAGGTTTCTAAAAAGATACAAGGTTTATTGaactattgttgttttttattattacattcaaCAAAGCATACAGTGCCACGACTCTtgatatgttttcatttttgcacTAGTTAAAGTCTGTCACAAAACagttgattttcttttcagatGTTAGCTTTTCATTTAGCACacgtaaaataaatatttaattagcTTTGTAATTTCAGCCTTTATTTTCTGATTCCCCCATATCTATTGATTTTGTCAGGACGTCATAAGAAGGCCAACAATTCCTGCACAATCTCAAGTTAattcttttcctttttgtgtTTCATGTGACGTGGTAAAGTGTTATGGTTATTAGGTTAGCCGTAGATAGTTTGAATGGATATCTCTCCTAATCACAAAGAGAGTTTCAGCATTCAGTCCTTTCAGCAGAAACTTGTGCTGCGTTCTAATAATTAACTCAtctgatttatttcttttgtaCCCTAAAATGGGAAAGTAAATCCAGTTTCCACTATTTGAGTTTGGACTGTAGATGACTGACATTTAATATGTGacatgtattgtatattaaGTCTGATTACCAACCACAGACTTCCAAATTAACACAAACCACTGCACAACCTTCAGATCTGAAATACTTAAATGAAAGAGTTCAGCCTCGATGTGCTCTGGAAACTGCTTTTAATCAGTTTTCAATGTTCAATATTGTATAATTGCAATACATAATACTAATCCAGGGATAATATGACGCTTAGATACTGCTTGGGTATTGTATATTTTCTCCTTGAAGTTCAAAGACACTGCACACCCATGATCttgatatttcattttatttttatttctactaCCAACTTtaattgttaaagggactgtttgtaactttctaagcgtataaatgtaccgggtcggcacacatgtgcgctcgcgtatgcgcgctcatgtgtggccgctgtctcgtctcctctgcctactagccttcactcagacagcgcgcgcgttctcgctccacctctagacgtgaacgcgcgctcactccacactgcagaagagttagtttagctctgagaatatctggtgagtgtacagtggacgtttgtg encodes:
- the LOC119483176 gene encoding histone H2A-like, which produces MSGRGKTGGKARAKAKTRSSRAGLQFPVGRVHRHLRKGNYAQRVGAGAPVYLAAVLEYLTAEILELAGNAARDNKKTRIIPRHLQLAVRNDEELNKLLGGVTIAQGGVLPNIQAVLLPKKTEKAAKK